The following proteins come from a genomic window of Candidatus Obscuribacter sp.:
- a CDS encoding DUF4388 domain-containing protein, producing MNKQQKQQSTTLRLSKLDRRMPTLELIGQCLAEAQKNPGRNIEQPFAVGKPVYTYSLACTFDPTQHTAEANWTLFQGEGQYRESLWTYQTGDPALILNLLLKECQPGDEIKPAGQMTTIGPTAATAAISLTRLQAVNLKDADIIKGEEKPQEPIGYFKKPTEHKLEAVRPGAPTPPTGSLMPQIHQAMPAFQQATPAPAPYGTLPQQNAAQAPPAPYQPPKAPSSTGEIGTISGSRPPISAWGTTPQPGLLSQPPAAPEPGASAQAKPEIKMSYSAEPPPTLQLKAVGKDGRGEPLDYQSETVPHYFMNPPPYTRRPPTLDGDLTDMTPPSLLQSMQIGKMTGVLMVISHEDMVEIYFEEGLPIHAIAPDSKGEAAVMELLMWDVGKFAFYPNERTTERTVRRRMEGMLMESAPLMDQYRYLAEVGLSMNSYVVRRQGMISESEFEQRVQRGARMDMEKQKQFYQLIDNKSTLFDLLRKMPMPKVEWIPTLYNLICCDLAAPSGNAQIEQAIPPLEAMGIDRAPIEAALKALKRPATGLIDYPVILHNLEQEFFRYEHTATPFCILLFDMRYRSKTGLDLLPPVAIQEAAKRIATVKRNIDCLAHFEQAGFILVLPSTQVSAATLVAKRLCDILWDSSLGGNLDSRSLALAFGVAGMPEDCQDLGSLLNSARESLNQSKRSGSPVVGTKKNN from the coding sequence ATGAACAAACAGCAAAAGCAGCAATCCACCACACTTAGATTGAGCAAACTCGACCGTCGGATGCCGACACTCGAGCTAATTGGTCAGTGCCTGGCTGAGGCTCAAAAAAATCCAGGACGCAATATTGAGCAGCCCTTTGCTGTTGGCAAACCGGTCTATACCTATAGCCTTGCCTGCACTTTCGACCCGACCCAACATACGGCCGAGGCCAATTGGACGCTATTCCAGGGTGAAGGTCAATATCGCGAGTCATTGTGGACTTATCAAACCGGAGATCCGGCTTTGATACTCAACCTTTTACTCAAAGAATGTCAGCCTGGCGATGAAATCAAGCCCGCCGGCCAAATGACAACAATTGGACCGACAGCAGCTACTGCCGCCATTAGTCTGACGAGATTGCAAGCGGTAAACCTCAAAGATGCCGATATCATAAAGGGTGAAGAAAAGCCCCAGGAGCCTATCGGCTACTTCAAAAAACCCACTGAACACAAACTCGAAGCAGTCAGACCAGGCGCTCCGACACCGCCAACTGGCAGCCTCATGCCGCAAATACATCAAGCCATGCCAGCCTTTCAGCAGGCAACACCTGCGCCCGCCCCTTACGGCACTTTGCCCCAGCAAAATGCAGCACAAGCCCCGCCCGCCCCTTATCAACCACCAAAAGCCCCTTCCAGTACTGGCGAAATCGGCACAATTAGTGGCTCTCGCCCTCCCATCAGCGCCTGGGGTACAACGCCCCAACCGGGCTTATTGAGTCAACCGCCGGCAGCTCCTGAGCCCGGTGCAAGCGCGCAGGCCAAACCTGAAATCAAAATGAGCTATAGTGCCGAACCGCCCCCCACATTGCAGCTTAAAGCGGTGGGCAAAGACGGACGTGGTGAGCCTCTCGACTACCAGTCTGAGACTGTGCCGCATTATTTTATGAATCCTCCGCCCTATACCAGGAGGCCGCCCACTCTCGATGGCGATTTGACCGATATGACACCACCGAGCCTTTTGCAGTCAATGCAAATCGGCAAAATGACTGGTGTCTTGATGGTCATTTCCCACGAAGATATGGTCGAAATCTACTTTGAAGAAGGCTTACCTATCCATGCGATAGCTCCGGACAGTAAGGGCGAAGCAGCTGTAATGGAGCTTTTGATGTGGGATGTGGGCAAATTTGCCTTTTATCCCAACGAACGCACCACCGAACGCACAGTGAGAAGACGTATGGAAGGCATGCTGATGGAGTCAGCGCCTCTCATGGACCAGTATCGCTATCTAGCCGAAGTCGGTCTGTCTATGAACTCCTATGTCGTGCGCCGTCAGGGCATGATTAGTGAATCTGAGTTTGAGCAGCGAGTGCAGCGCGGTGCTCGTATGGACATGGAAAAGCAGAAACAGTTTTATCAGCTGATCGACAATAAGAGCACTCTCTTTGATCTGCTGCGCAAAATGCCCATGCCAAAAGTGGAATGGATACCCACTCTCTACAATCTCATTTGCTGTGATCTGGCAGCACCATCTGGCAATGCTCAAATCGAGCAGGCGATACCGCCCCTGGAGGCAATGGGCATAGACCGAGCCCCAATCGAAGCTGCTCTCAAAGCGCTTAAGAGACCGGCCACTGGTCTGATTGACTACCCGGTGATATTGCATAACCTGGAACAAGAATTTTTTAGATACGAGCATACCGCCACACCTTTTTGCATTCTATTGTTTGACATGCGCTATCGCTCTAAAACCGGGCTTGATCTTTTGCCTCCAGTGGCAATCCAGGAAGCAGCTAAGCGTATTGCCACAGTCAAGCGTAATATCGACTGCCTAGCCCACTTTGAACAAGCTGGTTTTATCCTAGTATTGCCCAGCACCCAGGTCTCAGCCGCCACTCTGGTAGCAAAACGACTTTGTGACATATTGTGGGACTCCAGTCTCGGCGGCAACCTCGACAGTCGCAGCCTGGCCCTGGCTTTTGGCGTGGCCGGCATGCCCGAAGACTGCCAGGACCTGGGCAGCCTGCTAAATAGCGCCCGAGAATCATTGAATCAATCCAAACGCTCAGGTAGCCCTGTGGTTGGAACAAAGAAGAACAATTAA
- a CDS encoding DUF393 domain-containing protein, with translation MDTGLNSAEITPLKSDYEHLKGCQIVLFDGVCGLCDRFVQTVLDNDPVGSFYFAPLQGPLAQATLARHGLDAESLESVFLVQNYATPAETVTAKSNAALKVMAQLKGPISWLKMAFIVPRFIRDFVYNVIAQNRYQIFGKVEQCRLPDPAQRARFVDI, from the coding sequence ATGGACACGGGTCTCAATAGCGCCGAAATAACCCCGCTTAAAAGCGATTATGAGCACCTAAAAGGCTGCCAGATAGTACTGTTTGATGGTGTTTGTGGTCTCTGTGATCGCTTTGTGCAAACTGTGCTCGACAACGATCCAGTTGGGAGCTTTTATTTTGCCCCGCTCCAGGGTCCTCTCGCCCAAGCCACCCTCGCTCGCCACGGACTGGATGCTGAGAGCTTGGAGTCAGTCTTTTTAGTACAAAATTACGCCACGCCCGCTGAGACTGTCACAGCCAAATCTAACGCTGCTCTCAAAGTCATGGCCCAACTAAAAGGTCCTATTAGCTGGCTTAAAATGGCATTTATTGTGCCGCGTTTTATCCGGGACTTTGTCTACAATGTAATCGCCCAAAATCGCTATCAAATTTTTGGCAAAGTAGAGCAGTGTCGCCTACCAGATCCAGCCCAGAGAGCGCGATTTGTCGACATCTAA
- a CDS encoding alpha/beta fold hydrolase, whose translation MTEFLSHPFKPASGLSNGHLMTIAPLLMGRRFPLTRSTAQECLIEVDKDVFITGYLHKPAKSLSTNLLIIVHGLESSAQATYVQGLCEKSLDSGLSVFRMNMRNCEGRLDLASGLYNAGLSQDLCRVAEYLKQTTNAQRVFACGFSLGGNIVLKAAAELGLVGSDLLSGVVAISPPIDLDLSVQAIESGINKLYEHNFLYSLKQKIRDKARLFPDVYDIGPLSQIQSLRQFDDRYTSIDAGYKCAAEYYAGASARPMLKQIDIPTLIIAAHDDPLVPFESFDGISEVETKGSGACVQLLAPRHGGHVSFVSANQLSINDLGCTGVAVVRDNYWAEWKALDFVLKIINCQ comes from the coding sequence TTGACTGAATTTTTAAGCCACCCGTTTAAGCCTGCTTCGGGCTTAAGTAATGGTCATCTGATGACCATTGCTCCGCTCCTCATGGGGCGGCGCTTTCCACTGACCAGGAGCACTGCGCAGGAGTGCCTTATTGAGGTGGATAAGGACGTTTTTATCACTGGCTATCTCCACAAACCTGCCAAATCGTTATCTACTAATTTGCTCATTATTGTTCACGGCCTTGAAAGCTCCGCCCAGGCTACCTATGTCCAGGGTCTCTGCGAGAAGTCCCTGGACTCCGGGCTCAGTGTTTTTAGAATGAATATGAGAAATTGCGAAGGTCGACTGGACCTGGCAAGCGGTTTATATAATGCCGGTCTCAGTCAAGATCTTTGCCGCGTGGCGGAGTATCTCAAGCAGACTACAAATGCTCAAAGAGTATTTGCTTGTGGTTTCAGTCTTGGTGGCAATATCGTTTTAAAGGCTGCTGCTGAGCTTGGTCTGGTTGGTAGTGATTTGCTCAGTGGCGTCGTCGCTATTTCGCCGCCGATAGATCTTGATCTTTCGGTGCAAGCTATCGAGAGTGGCATCAATAAACTGTATGAGCATAATTTTCTTTATAGTCTCAAACAAAAAATTCGTGACAAGGCGCGTTTGTTTCCAGATGTATATGACATTGGACCACTATCGCAAATACAGAGTTTGAGACAATTTGATGATCGCTATACGTCTATAGATGCTGGTTACAAGTGTGCTGCCGAATATTATGCAGGGGCAAGTGCGAGACCGATGCTCAAGCAAATTGATATCCCAACACTAATTATTGCCGCGCACGATGATCCGCTTGTGCCTTTTGAGTCTTTTGATGGCATAAGCGAGGTTGAGACTAAGGGCAGTGGTGCCTGTGTGCAACTACTCGCACCAAGGCACGGGGGGCATGTCAGTTTTGTCAGCGCCAATCAATTGTCAATAAATGATCTGGGTTGTACTGGTGTTGCTGTGGTGCGTGACAACTACTGGGCAGAGTGGAAGGCACTGGATTTTGTACTCAAAATAATCAACTGCCAGTGA